The following proteins come from a genomic window of Canis aureus isolate CA01 chromosome 3, VMU_Caureus_v.1.0, whole genome shotgun sequence:
- the B3GAT1 gene encoding galactosylgalactosylxylosylprotein 3-beta-glucuronosyltransferase 1 isoform X1 yields the protein MGKEELWAQPALEMPKRRDILAIVLIVLPWTLLVTVWHQSTIAPLLTTHKDDGRDPRREAAPGADPREYCMSDRDIVEVVRTEYVYTRPPPWSDTLPTIHVVTPTYSRPVQKAELTRMANTLLHVPNLHWLVVEDAPRRTPLTARLLRDTGLNYTHLHVETPRNYKLRGDARDPRIPRGTMQRNLALRWLRETFPRNSSQPGVVYFADDDNTYSLELFEEMRSTRRVSVWPVAFVGGLRYEAPRVNGAGKVVGWKTVFDPHRPFAIDMAGFAVNLRLILQRSQAYFKLRGVKGGYQESSLLRELVTLNDLEPKAANCTKILVWHTRTEKPVLVNEGKKGFTDPTVEI from the exons ATGG GTAAGGAGGAGCTGTGGGCCCAGCCAGCCTTGGAGATGCCGAAGAGACGGGACATCCTTGCGATTGTCCTCATCGTGCTGCCCTGGACGCTGCTGGTCACCGTGTGGCACCAGAGCACCATCGCGCCTCTGCTCACCACGCACAAGG aTGACGGCAGGGACCCCCGGCGCGAGGCGGCCCCGGGCGCCGACCCCAGGGAGTACTGCATGTCGGACCGCGACATCGTGGAGGTGGTGCGCACGGAGTACGTGTACACGCGGCCGCCGCCGTGGTCGGACACGCTGCCCACCATCCACGTGGTGACGCCCACCTACAGCCGCCCGGTGCAGAAGGCCGAGCTCACGCGCATGGCCAACACGCTGCTGCACGTGCCCAACCTGCACTGGCTGGTGGTGGAGGACGCGCCGCGCCGGACCCCGCTCACCGCGCGCCTGCTGCGCGACACGGGCCTCAACTACACGCACCTGCACGTGGAGACGCCCCGCAACTACAAGCTGCGCGGCGACGCCCGCGACCCCCGCATCCCGCGGGGCACCATGCAGCGCAACCTGGCCCTGCGCTGGCTGCGCGAGACCTTCCCGCGCAACTCGAGCCAGCCCGGCGTCGTGTACTTCGCCGACGACGACAACACCTACAGCCTGGAGCTCTTCGAGGAG ATGCGCAGCACCAGGAGGGTGTCTGTGTGGCCTGTCGCCTTCGTTGGTGGCCTTCGCTACGAGGCGCCGCGGGTCAACGGCGCCGGGAAGGTGGTCGGCTGGAAGACGGTGTTCGACCCGCACCGGCCCTTCGCCATCGACATGGCTGGATTTGCCGTCAACCTGCGGCTCATCCTGCAGCGCAGCCAGGCCTACTTCAAGCTGCGCGGAGTCAAAGGCGGCTACCAGGAAAGCAGCCTCCTCCGAGAACTCGTCACCCTCAATgacctggagcccaaggcagccaaCTGCACCAAG ATCCTGGTCTGGCACACGCGGACAGAGAAGCCGGTGCTGGTGAATGAGGGGAAGAAAGGCTTCACCGACCCCACTGTGGAGATCTGA
- the B3GAT1 gene encoding galactosylgalactosylxylosylprotein 3-beta-glucuronosyltransferase 1 isoform X2 gives MPKRRDILAIVLIVLPWTLLVTVWHQSTIAPLLTTHKDDGRDPRREAAPGADPREYCMSDRDIVEVVRTEYVYTRPPPWSDTLPTIHVVTPTYSRPVQKAELTRMANTLLHVPNLHWLVVEDAPRRTPLTARLLRDTGLNYTHLHVETPRNYKLRGDARDPRIPRGTMQRNLALRWLRETFPRNSSQPGVVYFADDDNTYSLELFEEMRSTRRVSVWPVAFVGGLRYEAPRVNGAGKVVGWKTVFDPHRPFAIDMAGFAVNLRLILQRSQAYFKLRGVKGGYQESSLLRELVTLNDLEPKAANCTKILVWHTRTEKPVLVNEGKKGFTDPTVEI, from the exons ATGCCGAAGAGACGGGACATCCTTGCGATTGTCCTCATCGTGCTGCCCTGGACGCTGCTGGTCACCGTGTGGCACCAGAGCACCATCGCGCCTCTGCTCACCACGCACAAGG aTGACGGCAGGGACCCCCGGCGCGAGGCGGCCCCGGGCGCCGACCCCAGGGAGTACTGCATGTCGGACCGCGACATCGTGGAGGTGGTGCGCACGGAGTACGTGTACACGCGGCCGCCGCCGTGGTCGGACACGCTGCCCACCATCCACGTGGTGACGCCCACCTACAGCCGCCCGGTGCAGAAGGCCGAGCTCACGCGCATGGCCAACACGCTGCTGCACGTGCCCAACCTGCACTGGCTGGTGGTGGAGGACGCGCCGCGCCGGACCCCGCTCACCGCGCGCCTGCTGCGCGACACGGGCCTCAACTACACGCACCTGCACGTGGAGACGCCCCGCAACTACAAGCTGCGCGGCGACGCCCGCGACCCCCGCATCCCGCGGGGCACCATGCAGCGCAACCTGGCCCTGCGCTGGCTGCGCGAGACCTTCCCGCGCAACTCGAGCCAGCCCGGCGTCGTGTACTTCGCCGACGACGACAACACCTACAGCCTGGAGCTCTTCGAGGAG ATGCGCAGCACCAGGAGGGTGTCTGTGTGGCCTGTCGCCTTCGTTGGTGGCCTTCGCTACGAGGCGCCGCGGGTCAACGGCGCCGGGAAGGTGGTCGGCTGGAAGACGGTGTTCGACCCGCACCGGCCCTTCGCCATCGACATGGCTGGATTTGCCGTCAACCTGCGGCTCATCCTGCAGCGCAGCCAGGCCTACTTCAAGCTGCGCGGAGTCAAAGGCGGCTACCAGGAAAGCAGCCTCCTCCGAGAACTCGTCACCCTCAATgacctggagcccaaggcagccaaCTGCACCAAG ATCCTGGTCTGGCACACGCGGACAGAGAAGCCGGTGCTGGTGAATGAGGGGAAGAAAGGCTTCACCGACCCCACTGTGGAGATCTGA